CTCGCGTAGCGGCGCCAGCGCCGCGCCGACGCCGATGTGAAAGGCGGGATCGAGATCCTGCCGCAGCGACAGGGTGACGATCGGGATCGTCGCGCCGGGATCGACGATCAGCATGGGCACGAAGACCCCATGGTCGAATCCGCGGGTCGGATCGAGCGCGGCGTCGACGCCCGCCGCCGCGAGCAGGCCGCGCGCCCGCTCGGCGAGCTCCGGCGCGCCGGGCGCGGGATAGCTCAGGCGATAGGCATGCGCCGGGAAGCCGTAATAATCGAAGATCATCGCGGGCGCCGGCGCCGAGCCCAATGTGATCCGCGGCTCCTCCCAATGGGCCGAGACGACGAGGATGGCGCGCGGCCGCTCCGGCAGATCGTCGAGCAGGCCGCCGAGATAGGCCTTCAGCCCATCGAAAGCGCGGGCCATGGGGCCGTCGAGCCAGAAGGACGGGCCGCCGCCATGGGAGAGGAATATCGTCGGTTGCCGCATGCGAGGCTCGCCGCTGAGAGGGGCGATCCGCAGATAAGCCGAGGCGCGGGCGGCCGCAATGCGGCGCCCGTCTTTTCGCCGCCGCCCGCGCCTTTATATGAACGCCGCGAGGCCTCCGGAGGATAAGACGATGGATTCTCAGATCACCGGACTGAAAGTGTCGGCGGTCATTTTCGGGCTCATGGCGCTCGGCCAGGCGGGCCGGCTCGCGACGCAGCCGGACGTGCAGGTGAGCGGCATGGCTCTGCCGCTCTGGCCGAGCGCGGTGGCGCTCATCGTGCTGCTCGGCTTGAGCCTGTGGCTGTGGCGGCTGGCCAAGCCACGGTGACGGCGCCTTCGCGCGCGCCGACGCGCGCGGCCCACGGGCTTGCCAACCCCCTGTC
This genomic window from Methylosinus sp. H3A contains:
- a CDS encoding DODA-type extradiol aromatic ring-opening family dioxygenase, coding for MRQPTIFLSHGGGPSFWLDGPMARAFDGLKAYLGGLLDDLPERPRAILVVSAHWEEPRITLGSAPAPAMIFDYYGFPAHAYRLSYPAPGAPELAERARGLLAAAGVDAALDPTRGFDHGVFVPMLIVDPGATIPIVTLSLRQDLDPAFHIGVGAALAPLREEGVLILGSGNSFHNIRAFFDGEETAAAGFDAWLTEAATKPEAKERDALLERWRQAPFARDCHPREEHLLPLMVVAGAAGADVGRRVFHDSIAGKAISGFAFG